In a genomic window of Methanogenium sp. S4BF:
- a CDS encoding MFS transporter, with amino-acid sequence MDSRSPPSFSRKRLRAILIASSAATFILPFIGSAINIALPLIAAEFMVDADLVGWIPTAYLLASAIFLIPFGRIADTLGQRQIFLIGILVMAVSLGGAALSPGFWPLFGMMFAAGIGSAMIYATGIALLTMNYPLRERGTVIGINTSIIYIALSAGPFIGGIISGAFGWRAVFALAAGIAVLSFIPGVRDIPATRGTGRQGGRFDYPGALIYASALILLITGLSRIPDLQGGLLAAAGTAGLGAFLWWEARVQNPIFAVRAFAGNRIFTYSNIAALISYAATFAIGFLLSFYLQGVRGFSPGFAGIILITQPAVMTLVVIFSGRLSDRVEPRIPATAGMAIVAGGLAGFALLGPNTSLPVVAGLLIVVGCGFGIFSSPNMNSIISALPDHAAGVASATAATMRVVGQMLSMAIAMMIFSIVIGGVEFGPAVTGELLLAVQVCFAICAGLCGAGIWFSAARGNLRDE; translated from the coding sequence ATGGACAGTAGATCCCCTCCTTCCTTTTCCCGGAAAAGACTCCGGGCCATTCTCATCGCATCCAGCGCCGCCACATTTATTCTGCCCTTTATCGGTTCTGCCATCAATATTGCCCTCCCCCTTATCGCCGCAGAATTCATGGTGGATGCAGACCTTGTCGGCTGGATCCCCACCGCATACCTGCTTGCCTCCGCAATCTTTCTTATCCCGTTCGGCAGAATTGCTGACACCCTCGGGCAGAGACAGATCTTTCTTATAGGCATCCTCGTGATGGCCGTCTCGCTTGGAGGTGCCGCCCTCTCCCCGGGGTTCTGGCCGCTCTTCGGGATGATGTTTGCGGCAGGCATCGGAAGTGCAATGATCTATGCAACCGGCATTGCCCTTCTCACGATGAACTATCCCCTGCGGGAACGCGGGACGGTCATCGGCATCAATACGTCCATCATCTATATTGCACTCTCCGCAGGGCCCTTCATCGGCGGCATCATCAGCGGTGCCTTCGGCTGGCGGGCTGTCTTCGCGCTGGCGGCAGGCATCGCTGTTCTCTCATTTATCCCGGGTGTGCGTGACATCCCCGCAACCCGGGGAACCGGCCGACAGGGCGGCAGATTCGACTATCCGGGGGCACTCATCTATGCATCCGCCCTCATCCTGCTCATCACCGGCCTCTCCCGGATCCCCGACTTGCAGGGCGGGCTTCTTGCAGCGGCAGGGACAGCCGGACTGGGAGCTTTTCTCTGGTGGGAAGCGCGGGTCCAAAACCCAATCTTTGCCGTGCGGGCCTTTGCCGGCAACCGGATATTTACCTACTCGAATATCGCAGCACTGATCAGCTACGCCGCCACCTTTGCCATCGGATTTCTGCTCTCCTTCTATCTGCAGGGCGTCAGGGGATTCTCGCCCGGTTTTGCGGGCATCATCCTCATCACCCAGCCCGCCGTGATGACCCTCGTCGTCATCTTCTCAGGGAGACTCTCTGACCGGGTTGAACCCCGGATACCTGCCACCGCCGGCATGGCCATCGTCGCAGGGGGACTTGCGGGGTTCGCACTCCTCGGGCCAAATACCTCCCTCCCCGTTGTGGCAGGCCTGCTCATCGTCGTCGGATGCGGATTCGGCATCTTCTCCTCCCCGAATATGAACTCCATCATCAGCGCCCTGCCCGACCATGCCGCCGGTGTCGCCTCGGCGACCGCCGCGACCATGCGGGTCGTTGGCCAGATGCTCTCGATGGCAATTGCGATGATGATATTCTCCATCGTCATCGGCGGTGTGGAGTTCGGCCCTGCAGTCACCGGTGAACTCCTGCTTGCGGTGCAGGTCTGCTTTGCCATCTGTGCCGGTCTCTGCGGCGCAGGCATCTGGTTCTCTGCGGCCCGTGGCAACCTCCGGGACGAATAA
- a CDS encoding MFS transporter, whose protein sequence is MDTATSPLPRRTLTVILFAVCLASFATPFISSGVQIALPLIAAAFGVPATLLGWVPTAFLLPYAMFLLPFGKTADMLGRRRYFLLGIAIMGTGLICAGLAPSFWLLMAGMAITGFGSAMTFATALPLLTTNYPLQERGKIIGINTAVVYVSLAAGPFFGGIITGYLGWRALFLVTAPTILAALAVGYSVIPKDKNSAPERVFDYPGTVIYGVSLILLILGASRLPAIWAAGLALAGACGLLGFFCWETRTDEPIFPVRLLRGNRGFTYSNIAALINYSSTYAVTFLLSLYLQYIRLLSPQAAGTILLAQPVLMAVTAPVAGRLSDRIEPRVLATAGMAIVTACLFLLSFIGRETPFFFIVSVLMVLGLGYGIFSPPNMNSIMSSVGNAQAGIASATAATMRVLGQNLSMTIAMMAFSIVIGTVIITPGMTEELLTATHYAFLAFGFLCTAGVWFSAVRGNLRDAPADQSR, encoded by the coding sequence ATGGATACTGCCACATCCCCGCTGCCGAGACGCACCCTCACGGTGATTCTTTTCGCCGTCTGCCTTGCCTCCTTTGCAACTCCTTTCATCTCCTCAGGTGTCCAGATTGCCCTGCCCCTCATTGCAGCGGCATTCGGGGTCCCGGCCACCCTGCTGGGATGGGTCCCGACCGCGTTTCTCCTTCCCTATGCCATGTTCCTGCTGCCCTTCGGTAAGACGGCTGATATGCTCGGGAGACGGAGATATTTCCTTCTGGGAATAGCCATCATGGGCACCGGCCTCATCTGTGCCGGGCTGGCACCCTCATTCTGGCTGCTGATGGCAGGGATGGCCATCACCGGATTCGGGAGTGCAATGACCTTTGCAACCGCCCTCCCGCTTTTGACCACCAACTACCCCCTGCAGGAGCGGGGAAAAATTATCGGCATCAATACGGCCGTCGTCTATGTAAGCCTCGCCGCCGGCCCGTTTTTCGGCGGCATCATCACCGGCTATCTCGGGTGGCGGGCCCTCTTTCTGGTGACGGCACCGACCATCCTCGCCGCTCTGGCCGTCGGATATTCTGTCATCCCAAAGGACAAAAATAGCGCACCAGAGCGTGTGTTTGATTATCCGGGGACGGTAATCTACGGGGTCTCCCTCATCCTTCTCATCCTAGGCGCCTCCCGCCTGCCTGCCATCTGGGCGGCAGGCCTTGCCCTTGCAGGCGCCTGTGGCCTTCTCGGCTTCTTTTGCTGGGAAACCCGGACAGACGAACCGATCTTCCCTGTCCGCCTCCTCCGCGGCAACCGGGGGTTCACCTATTCAAATATCGCTGCACTCATCAACTATTCATCCACCTATGCAGTTACCTTCCTCCTCTCCCTCTATCTCCAGTATATCAGACTCCTTTCCCCACAGGCGGCAGGCACCATCCTCCTTGCACAACCCGTCCTCATGGCTGTGACAGCGCCTGTAGCAGGCAGGCTCTCGGACCGCATCGAGCCCCGCGTCCTCGCCACCGCAGGCATGGCCATCGTCACCGCCTGCCTCTTTCTCCTCTCCTTTATCGGAAGAGAAACGCCCTTTTTCTTCATCGTGTCGGTGCTGATGGTCCTTGGGCTTGGCTACGGCATCTTCTCACCCCCCAATATGAACTCCATTATGAGCTCGGTTGGGAACGCACAGGCAGGCATTGCATCTGCCACCGCCGCCACCATGCGGGTGCTGGGCCAGAACCTCTCCATGACCATTGCAATGATGGCATTCTCTATCGTGATCGGAACCGTCATCATCACACCTGGCATGACCGAAGAACTCCTCACGGCGACACACTACGCCTTTCTGGCATTCGGCTTCCTCTGCACCGCAGGCGTCTGGTTCTCAGCGGTGCGGGGGAACCTCCGGGATGCTCCGGCAGACCAGAGCAGATAA
- a CDS encoding flavodoxin family protein, with product MKKRDDTTATGESREEREMREGLSMAHKANRPVRVLGISGSPHRRGNTEQLLDRFLEGAADAGGDIEKIVLSTLDYHSCRGCNACHKTGVCIMDDDLIPILTKKVPEADIVALASPIYSMSITSEMKAFIDRAHTIWAQKFKLNLVHYGKEHFTTHPGYFLATAGMERPDIFDYAYPVITAFFNGFGCGYTPDHNITAPGMDRWGGIQGHPTALTFAYMAGKEAVKQLEKVQTETRAETEELNK from the coding sequence ATGAAAAAAAGAGATGACACCACTGCTACCGGGGAGAGCAGAGAGGAGAGGGAAATGAGGGAAGGGCTCAGCATGGCCCATAAAGCCAACCGCCCGGTACGGGTGCTGGGCATCTCCGGCAGCCCCCACCGGCGGGGAAACACCGAACAGCTGCTGGACCGCTTTCTGGAGGGGGCTGCAGACGCGGGAGGAGATATCGAGAAAATCGTTCTCTCCACGCTGGACTACCACTCCTGCCGGGGGTGCAATGCCTGCCATAAAACCGGTGTCTGCATCATGGATGATGATCTCATCCCGATTCTTACGAAGAAAGTACCGGAGGCAGACATCGTCGCCCTTGCCTCCCCCATCTACTCCATGTCCATCACATCGGAGATGAAGGCGTTCATCGACCGGGCGCACACCATCTGGGCGCAGAAGTTCAAGCTCAATCTGGTGCATTATGGCAAAGAGCATTTTACCACCCACCCCGGCTACTTCCTGGCAACAGCAGGGATGGAGCGGCCGGATATCTTTGACTACGCCTACCCCGTCATCACCGCATTCTTCAACGGATTCGGCTGCGGCTACACCCCTGACCATAATATCACTGCACCCGGCATGGACCGCTGGGGCGGCATTCAGGGACACCCGACTGCTCTCACCTTTGCCTATATGGCAGGCAAGGAAGCAGTAAAACAGCTTGAGAAGGTGCAGACAGAAACAAGGGCAGAAACGGAAGAGCTGAATAAATAA
- a CDS encoding sodium:solute symporter family protein: protein MAVDTLTFAAITLVYLGAVIFLGYIGYRQTKGSDDFLIAGRRINPVVLALSYGATFISTSAIVGFGGISAQLGMGLVWLTVFCIGVGVLAAFILFGKRTRSLGHATGALTYPDLLGKCYQSPFIRKVSALIIIVSMPIYTAAILIGGARFIETTLTIPYDTALFAFAAIVALYVILGGLIAVMYTDALQGAIMFVGMTILLALTYIYLGGVSTANAALDALAPLVPENLAAAGMTGWASMPELLSPIWLTMITTMVLGVGIGVLAQPQLAVRFMTVKDNRSIHRAVMIGGPFVLMMTGVAFTVGPLTNVWFMENSGILAVDAAGGNVDSIIPLYINSAMPDLFIIIFMLALLAAAMSTLSSLFHTMGTTIGYDLNPLVKEEKPSMTAIQFGTLAMIVVSTVIAYALPANIIARATVIFMGLCAASFIPAYAHALYAEKPSVYAAKISILAGAGSWFLWTAFVHVKESSVLGISDALFGVQSVLPMPWGVVNPIVIALPLSAAALLTILAVEKRCRLHNP, encoded by the coding sequence ATGGCAGTTGACACCCTGACGTTTGCTGCAATCACGCTTGTCTACCTTGGAGCAGTGATATTTCTCGGATATATCGGCTACCGCCAGACAAAAGGAAGCGATGATTTCCTGATCGCCGGAAGACGAATCAATCCGGTGGTGCTTGCACTCTCCTATGGTGCGACCTTTATCAGCACATCCGCCATCGTCGGATTCGGTGGCATATCAGCACAGCTTGGCATGGGCCTCGTGTGGCTGACCGTTTTCTGCATCGGCGTCGGCGTTCTTGCGGCATTCATCCTGTTCGGAAAGAGGACACGGAGCCTCGGGCATGCAACAGGCGCCCTCACATACCCGGATCTTCTGGGGAAATGCTATCAGTCACCCTTTATCAGAAAAGTATCGGCGCTCATCATCATCGTCAGCATGCCGATATACACAGCGGCAATTCTCATCGGCGGTGCACGGTTCATCGAGACAACGCTCACCATCCCCTACGATACTGCCCTCTTTGCATTCGCGGCGATTGTGGCGCTCTATGTTATCCTCGGCGGGCTTATCGCCGTGATGTACACCGATGCACTCCAGGGTGCGATCATGTTTGTCGGGATGACAATTCTGCTCGCCCTGACCTACATATACCTCGGGGGAGTCAGTACGGCAAACGCCGCACTCGATGCACTTGCACCGCTGGTGCCGGAGAACCTTGCCGCAGCCGGTATGACAGGCTGGGCGTCCATGCCGGAATTGCTGTCGCCGATATGGCTCACCATGATCACCACCATGGTCCTCGGAGTGGGCATCGGGGTGCTGGCCCAGCCCCAGCTTGCTGTCCGGTTCATGACCGTGAAAGATAACCGCTCGATTCACCGGGCGGTCATGATCGGGGGGCCGTTTGTACTGATGATGACCGGGGTCGCATTCACCGTCGGGCCCCTTACCAATGTCTGGTTTATGGAGAATTCCGGCATCCTTGCAGTTGATGCCGCCGGAGGGAATGTGGACAGCATCATTCCGCTGTACATCAACTCTGCCATGCCGGATCTCTTTATCATCATCTTTATGCTCGCCCTTCTGGCAGCGGCAATGTCCACCCTGAGTTCTCTCTTCCACACGATGGGAACCACCATAGGATATGATTTAAACCCCCTGGTTAAGGAGGAGAAGCCATCAATGACTGCGATTCAGTTCGGAACGCTTGCGATGATTGTTGTCAGCACGGTCATTGCCTATGCCCTGCCTGCTAACATCATTGCGCGGGCCACCGTCATATTCATGGGTCTATGTGCGGCATCCTTCATTCCGGCATATGCTCATGCACTCTATGCAGAGAAACCATCCGTCTATGCCGCAAAAATAAGCATCCTGGCAGGCGCGGGGTCATGGTTTTTGTGGACCGCATTCGTTCACGTAAAGGAGTCATCCGTTCTCGGCATATCAGATGCCCTTTTCGGGGTGCAGTCCGTTCTTCCGATGCCATGGGGCGTGGTAAACCCGATTGTCATTGCCCTCCCCCTGTCAGCAGCCGCACTCCTGACAATCCTGGCCGTCGAGAAGAGATGCCGCCTGCATAACCCTTAA
- a CDS encoding metallophosphoesterase family protein has product MACMLLLVLSCTGFGAADTIATGMTDDSGSGGGSSLFSHGPYLTGTTVNETTVNWLSSLAVGGTVSCAGDAYYRETGRYEQEVTDDADTSLHHVHLTGLQPDTTYHYMVTIGRETSGDLTFRTFPENGPFTFIVYGDTQEQIPYFTQAERHALVAERIAAAEPDALFVMHMGDTVCVVEDGEEWNRFFAAGNSLFANTTVMPVMGNHENNASVWYDTFGMPEWYSFDCGDAHFVVLDSNDWTAPHFDEEAAWLRADLAANQECRENSPAARTFVAFHHPPYSSDTRHPGGWTDLRDLWGPILEEYGVDMVFNGHVHAYQRYAVNGVQYVVAPPGGGLLYNLTDEKTEGYAASAAQELGYVRVTVDKDGVSSVFVPVAAVSMDSRAVTKVFPVGAEFDPVRIGHDDGVAGVIGMMSEGLFSLLN; this is encoded by the coding sequence ATGGCATGTATGCTCCTTCTCGTGCTCTCCTGTACCGGGTTTGGGGCGGCGGATACCATTGCCACAGGAATGACGGATGATAGCGGAAGTGGAGGAGGGTCCTCTCTTTTCAGCCATGGTCCGTATCTGACCGGCACGACAGTGAACGAAACGACGGTGAACTGGCTGTCCTCCCTCGCCGTAGGAGGGACGGTTTCCTGTGCAGGTGATGCCTATTACCGGGAAACGGGGCGGTATGAACAGGAGGTGACAGATGACGCGGATACCTCTCTCCACCATGTCCACCTCACCGGTCTTCAGCCGGATACCACCTATCATTATATGGTCACCATCGGCAGAGAAACGTCCGGCGACCTGACCTTCCGGACCTTCCCGGAGAACGGCCCGTTCACCTTCATTGTCTACGGAGATACACAGGAACAGATCCCCTACTTTACCCAGGCAGAACGTCATGCGCTGGTTGCAGAACGGATCGCCGCAGCAGAGCCGGATGCCCTCTTTGTAATGCACATGGGTGACACGGTCTGTGTTGTGGAAGATGGTGAGGAATGGAACCGCTTCTTTGCGGCAGGAAACTCTCTCTTTGCCAATACCACCGTAATGCCAGTGATGGGCAATCATGAGAATAATGCTTCCGTCTGGTATGACACCTTCGGCATGCCGGAGTGGTACTCCTTTGACTGCGGGGATGCGCACTTCGTAGTGCTGGATTCAAACGACTGGACTGCCCCGCATTTTGATGAGGAGGCGGCATGGCTCAGGGCAGATCTTGCGGCGAACCAGGAGTGCCGGGAGAACAGCCCGGCGGCCCGGACGTTTGTTGCATTCCACCACCCGCCGTACAGCTCCGATACCCGGCATCCCGGCGGATGGACGGATCTCCGTGATCTCTGGGGCCCGATTTTGGAGGAATACGGGGTCGATATGGTCTTTAACGGGCATGTCCATGCCTACCAGCGGTATGCGGTGAACGGCGTCCAGTATGTGGTTGCACCACCCGGCGGCGGACTGCTCTACAATCTCACCGACGAGAAGACGGAAGGATATGCGGCAAGTGCCGCCCAGGAACTTGGGTATGTGCGGGTGACGGTGGATAAAGACGGCGTTTCTTCCGTCTTTGTCCCGGTGGCAGCGGTTTCGATGGATAGCCGTGCCGTTACTAAAGTGTTCCCGGTGGGGGCGGAGTTTGATCCGGTGCGTATCGGGCATGATGATGGGGTTGCCGGAGTGATTGGGATGATGTCTGAGGGTCTTTTTTCTCTTTTAAACTGA